A DNA window from Leptospiraceae bacterium contains the following coding sequences:
- a CDS encoding M23 family metallopeptidase, whose translation MDGYHNYIILEHPNGFFTVYGNLDEVFVAEGQTVKKGSLLGSLVKEKGLYFQVNQGKKTLDPISLIKS comes from the coding sequence ATGGATGGGTATCATAATTATATCATTTTGGAGCATCCAAATGGTTTTTTTACTGTCTATGGAAATTTGGATGAAGTATTTGTCGCCGAAGGGCAGACTGTAAAAAAAGGCTCTCTTTTAGGTAGTCTTGTGAAGGAAAAAGGATTGTATTTTCAAGTCAATCAGGGAAAAAAGACTCTAGACCCAATCAGTTTAATTAAAAGTTAG